CTATGCGATGGGGGTCAATTTCAATTTCGATGAAGCGAATTACGGACCGTCTGAGACCATAGTCTTAGCAATCGTCTGTCTGCCCCCCGAAATGGCGGGAATAGGGAACGGCACGAGTCTTAAACGGAGCAGCTCAGAGTTTTGGTCGACTTTTGAAGCTGACTATGTCGCATTCTCATCCCGTCTACCGGCAAACAAGATTTCTGCCGTCGCCACCGCTCTCGTAGGCGCAATCCAACAAATTCCCGAAAAGTGGATGCCTGTTGAGGCGAAAGATAACTTTACCCAAGCGACGAGGGTGGCTGCGGCCAGTTTGCTGGCTCTGAGCTGCTGCCGGTTTCGTGGACACCAAGATAAGGTGTTTTCGGAACCGGAGGGTGTAAATGCAACGACGGAAGTTCAGCCGAGAGTTCAAGCTTGAGGCGGTGAAGTTGGTCCGAGATCGGGGCGTGGGGGTAGCGCAGGCCGCGCGGGACCTGGACCTGCACGAGAACGTGCTGCGCAAATGGGTCCGCGAAGCGGAAGCTGATCCCCAGTCGGCATTCCCAGGCAACGGTCAGATGAAGCCCGAGCAGCAGGAGATTGAGCGGCTGCGCCGCGAGTTGGCCAGGATGAAGGCCGAACGTGACATATTAAAAAAAGCCGCAGCCTACTTTGCCAGGGACTCGATATGAAGTTCGGGTTCATCGCAAAGCATCGAGGGATCTGGCCGGTATCGTGGATCTGCGAGGCGCTCGATGTCTCGCGCAGTGGCTTCCACGCCTGGCTCGTGCGTGCGCCTAGTGCCCGGTCGCGCAGCGATGAAGCGTATGCAAGGAAGATCCGCGCCAGCTTCCTCTCCAGCTACCGAACCTATGGCGCGCGTCGCGTCTGGCACGATCTCCTGGCCGAAGGCCTTTCATGTGGCCTCCATCGGGTCGAACGGCTGATGCGTGTGCACGGCCTGATGGCGCGGCCGCGGCGCCGCGGTCTGCCCAAGGATCATGGCGAACGCTCGGTGATCGCGGGCAACGTGCTCGATCGGCAGTTCAGCGCCGACGCGCCGAATCAGAAGTGGGTGGCCGACTTCACCTACATCTGGACCGCCGAAGGATGGCTGTACGCGGCCGCGGTGATCGACCTGTTCTCGAGGCGCGTCGTGGGCTGGTCGATGAGCGACACGATGACGGCGCAGCTCGTCACCGATGCGCTGGTCATGGCGATCTGGCGGCGCGGCAAGCCCGATGCGCTGCTGCATCACTCCGACCAGGGCAGCCAATATACCAGTGAGCAGTTCCAGCGACTGATGGCCGACAATGGCGTCACCTGCTCGATGAGCCGGTCCGGTAACGTCTGGGATAACGCTGCGATGGAGAGCTTCTTCTCATCGCTGAAGACCGAACGGATCGCGCGCAAAACCTACCGCACGCGCAATCAGGCAAGGCAGGACGTGTTCGACTACATCGAACGCTTCTACAATCCCACGCGCAGGCACTCGACCTTGGGGTATCTCAGTCCCATGGACTTCGAGAGGCAGGCTCATGTAGCCTAACTTGGTGTCCATGGGACCGGCAGCAGCTCACTCAGCCAGATCGACACCCTCGCTAAACATAGCGTGATACCGTCCAGCGAGTGAACAGATCGAATGTCGGCTATCAAGCAATTAGCAGGTGACCCGCCTCGTCCGACTTTGGGCGAAACGCCACATTGCTTATGGGGCTCCGGCGGCGTTTCAGTAGGCAGGGATCGCGTACGAGCTTGCGCCGGATCGAGAGCCTGTATCGCGACACAGATCTCGCCGGAGCCGTCCTTTCATAAGCCGGCGGAGATCCCCCGGCACCTCCAGGATCGCCCCGGGGTCGATCCGGCCCGCTCATCTCGACACGCCCCCGCGCGACTCGGCCGCTACCCCGGACGCGCGGCGCTGGAGGCGTCCCGCTTCCGCCTCACGCCATCAGCGCTTCGCACTGATCGAGCGTATCCTTGAAGGTCGCGATGATCGCCTGATACGGCGTCGCGCTCGCCATATCGAGACCGGCGCGCTTGAGGATGTCGACGGCATAGTCCGATCCGCCTGACTTCAGCACCGTGAGATACGTATCGCGCTCCTTGGCGCCGCCCTTGAGGATCGAGCGCGCGAAATAGGACGCGGCCGAGATCGAGGTGGCATATTGGTAGACGTAGAAGCTCGAATAGAAATGCGGGATGTACGCCCATTCCGAGCCATAGGTGTCGGCGACGGCGACGTTGGGGCCGTGATACCGGCGGAGCAGATCGAGATAGAGTTTGGTCAGCGTCTCGCCCGATAGCCCTTCGCCCGCCTCGGCCTTGTCGTGGACGAGCAGTTCGAATTCGCCGAACATCGCCTGCCGGTAGAAGGTGCCGCGGATCGATTCGAGCTGCTGGCCGAGGTAGAACAGTTTCTCCTGCTTGGTCCTGGCGCGGGCGACCATATAGGCGGCGAGGAGCTGTTCGTTGCAGGTCGAGGCGATCTCGGCGAGGAAGATCGGGTAATTGGTCTTTTCGTAGACGTTGTTTTTGTTGGCGAGCAACGTGTGCATCGCATGGCCCCATTCGTGCGCGTAGGTCGTCATCCCCTCGTAATTCTCGCCGAGGTTGAGCAGCAGGTACGGGTGGACGTCGAACGCCGCGCCGGGGTTCATGTACGCGCCCGATTTCTTGCCGGGGCGCGGCAGCGGGTCCATCCATGTCTTGGCGGTCGCCTCGGCGAACAGCGCGCCGTATTCGCGGCCAAGCGGCTTGAGCGCCTCGATCGTCGTGGTGCGCATCTCGGGCACGGTGACCTTCTTGTCGAGCTGCACCAGCGGCGGATAGATGTCGTAATAGGCCATGTCGGGCAGCTTGAGCAGCTTGCGGCGCAGCTCGAAATAGCGGTGGAGCTGGGGCAGGCCGGCGTTGGTTTCCTTGACGAGCGCGCGGTACACCGCCTCGGGCACGTTGCCGCCCGACAGGTACATCGCCAGCGAGGTCGGGTATTTGCGCGCCTTCTTGGTGAAGACGTCGGCCTTCACATGGCTGAGGTAGGCGCTTCCGAGCGACGCCTGGAACTTGCCATATTGCGCCCAGAACGTGTCGAACACCAATTTGCGGTCGGCGCGGTTGGGGGCGTCGCGGTTGAGCGTATAGGCCTGATCGTCGAGCCGCACCGCCTTGCCGGTCGACAGCGTGACGGTCGGCCACGGAATGTCCGACGCGACGAGCTGCTCGCGGATGTCGCGCGGGCCGCTGAACGGCGCGGACGTGCCGGCGAGGAGCACTTCGCCCTCGGGCGACAGCGTGTGCGCCTCCTGCCGCAGCACGTCGGCGAGCTGGAAGTCGAAATGCTGTTTGAGCGTCGCGTTGGCGGCGACGAACCGGTCGATCTTCGCCTTGCCGACGCTAAGGATCTCGGGCGCGACCCACGAGGTCGCCTCGCCGAACGCGGTGTAGAGATCGGTGGCGAGCGCCTCCTTCTCCTGATTGGCGGAGATGCGCACATCGGCATCGGCCTTGAGGCTGGCGTAGGTGTAGATGCGCGAGATGGTGCGATCGAGCTTGGTCTGTTCGGACAGCGCCGCCGCCAGCGCGTCGGCGCTGGTGCCGAGCGTGCCCTTGAACTTGGCGAAGCCGGGCAGTTCGGCGAGCGCCTGTTTGCGTGCCGCGTCCCATGCCGCGTCGTCGGGGAACAGGTCGGCCAGATCCCATGCCGCGCCGCCTCCAGGCGCCTGCGCGAAGGCGGGCAAAGCGGCGGCGAGCGTGGCGAGGCTGGCGGCGGCAATCGCCGTGCGGCGGGTGAGGTCTGGCATAAACGGTCTTTCAACAGGCGTGATCGGCGGATGATGCCAAAGCGCCGGGTGTTTGGCTAGGGTAGGGCACTGCGCGCCAGCGCGGCGGCGGAAAGCAAATTTTTGTGTCGGACGTGTAACCAATGTGGTTGAACGGGCGTTCGGACGGTCAGCATCAACATCGTCCATCAGGGATCTAGATCATGCGTGTCATCCCCGCTCTCGTCATCGCCGGTCTGCTCATCGCGCCGGTTACCGCCGCGACCGCGCAGCAGAACGACAATAGCCTCGGCCATACCGTGACCCAGCCGCTGCGCGACGTGCGGATCAAGGACGAGAAAATTCCGGCGGTGCTGCAACGCGCCGCGTCCGCGCCCTATTCGTCGGTCGGCACGCAGAGTTGCGCCGCGATCACCGCGCAGATCCGCGATCTCAACGGCGCGCTCGGCCCCGATGTCGATACCCCCGCCAAGAAGAAGGGCGAGGGGTCCGCGATCGCGGCGGCCGGCGCGCGCGCCGTGCTCGGTACGCTGATCCCCGGCCTCGGGCTCGTGCGCGTCATCACCGGCGCCGACAAGGCACAGCGCCGCGCCGAAGCGGCGGTCTATGCCGGCGCGGTGCGGCGCGGCTATCTGAAGGGTATCGGTGTGGCGAAGCGCTGTCGCGCGCCGGCGGCACCGACGGCTGCGGCGCTGGCCGATCGGCCGGAGTTGCTGGCGGCGGATCAGTAACGGGCGATGAGGCCCGTCCGTTTCGGGCGGGCCTTCAATCGCGCGCGAAGATTTCCGCGTGGGGCAGGGTGATGCCGAGCGACGGTAGCGCGACATCCTGCGGTTGTGCGAACAGGTCGTCGCGCCATGAGGTCGGACCCAGGCGCTGGACGACGCGCGCCAGTTCGCTGACCGGATTGACGAACACGATCGTGTCGATCGAATCCAGCCGGCGATATTCGTCGAGCTTTTTGCCCACGTCGTTGGCCTCGGTCGAGGGGGACAGCACTTCGAAGATGACCTTCGGTCGTTCGAACAGTTTTAGTGTGTCGGTTTCCGGCAGTGGCGGTTCCTCGCACATCACGCTGACGTCCGGGTAGCGCAGGTTGATGTCATCGATGCGGATCGCAGCGTCGGAGCCATAAGGTCGGCACCCTGAGCCGCGCAACTTCTGGGCAAGATAGCTGATGATATTGATCGCGACGCGGGCGTGCGCCCGTGTGCCGCCGGTCATCATTTGAATGACGCCATCGACCAGCTCGAACTTCTTGTCCGTGCCGAAATCGAGCGACAGGAACGTTTCGACAGTGATGGGCTGATAAGCGGGCTCGTGTCGCATCGTCACCTCTCGGGGGAGTATAGCGCGTGTCGCGTAGGTGCACAAAGGGCCGGGGGATCGCTCCCCCGGCCCTTCGTTTTTGCGTTGACCGGCGCGGGCAAAGCCCGCGCTGGGCGTCAGACCGGATCGGCTTCGCCGACCGGCTGGCCGTTCTGATTTCGTGTCGGGAGCAGCTTGCGCTGCTCCCGTCCGAAATCAGAAGTCCATGCCGCCCATACCGCCCATGCCGCCGCCGCCGCCCATCGGCATTGCGGGCTTGTCTTCCGGCAGCTCGCTCACGGCCGCTTCGGTCGTGATGAGCAGGCCGGCGACCGAAGCCGCGTTCTGGAGCGCGGTGCGGACGACCTTGGTCGGGTCGATCACGCCGGCTGCGACGAGGTTCTCGTACACGTCGGTCGAAGCGTTGAAGCCGAACGAGGTGTCGTTCTGGTCGAGCAGCTTGCCCGAAACGACCGCGCCGTCATGGCCCGCGTTCTGAGCGATCTGGCGAACCAGCGCGGTCAGCGACTTGCGGACGATGTCCACGCCGCGGGTCTGGTCCTCGTTCGCGCCGGTCAGGCCGTCGAGAGCCTTCGTGGCATACAGGAGCGCCGTGCCGCCGCCGGGAACGATGCCTTCTTCAACGGCTGCGCGGGTTGCGTGCAGCGCGTCGTCGACGCGGTCCTTGCGCTCCTTGACTTCGACTTCCGAAGCGCCGCCGACCTTGATGACAGCCACGCCGCCAGCGAGTTTGGCGAGACGTTCCTGGAGCTTCTCACGATCATAATCGCTGGTCGTGATCTCGATCTGCTGACGGATCGCGTCGGTGCGGCCCTTGATCGCATCGGCTTCACCAGCGCCATCGACGATGGTGGTGTTGTCCTTGTCGATCGTGACGCGCTTGGCGGTGCCGAGCATGCCGAGCGTGACGCTCTCGAGCTTGATGCCGAGGTCTTCCGAGATCACTTCGCCCTTGGTCAGGACGGCGATGTCCTCGAGCATCGCCTTGCGGCGATCACCGAAGCCCGGCGCCTTGACGGCTGCGACCTTGAGGCCGCCGCGCAGCTTGTTGACGACGAGCGTGGCGAGAGCCTCGCCCTCGATGT
This genomic stretch from Sphingomonas panacis harbors:
- a CDS encoding Uma2 family endonuclease; the protein is MRHEPAYQPITVETFLSLDFGTDKKFELVDGVIQMMTGGTRAHARVAINIISYLAQKLRGSGCRPYGSDAAIRIDDINLRYPDVSVMCEEPPLPETDTLKLFERPKVIFEVLSPSTEANDVGKKLDEYRRLDSIDTIVFVNPVSELARVVQRLGPTSWRDDLFAQPQDVALPSLGITLPHAEIFARD
- the groL gene encoding chaperonin GroEL (60 kDa chaperone family; promotes refolding of misfolded polypeptides especially under stressful conditions; forms two stacked rings of heptamers to form a barrel-shaped 14mer; ends can be capped by GroES; misfolded proteins enter the barrel where they are refolded when GroES binds) codes for the protein MAAKDVKFSRDARERILRGVDILADAVKVTLGPKGRNVVIDKSFGAPRITKDGVTVAKEIELKDKFENMGAQMVREVASKTNDVAGDGTTTATVLAQAIVREGMKSVAAGMNPMDLKRGIDLAVIKVVEDIKSRSKPVSGSAEVAQVGIISANGDREVGEKIAEAMEKVGKEGVITVEEAKGLDFELDVVEGMQFDRGYLSPYFITNPEKMTVELADPYILIHEKKLSNLQAILPILEAVVQSGRPLLIIAEDIEGEALATLVVNKLRGGLKVAAVKAPGFGDRRKAMLEDIAVLTKGEVISEDLGIKLESVTLGMLGTAKRVTIDKDNTTIVDGAGEADAIKGRTDAIRQQIEITTSDYDREKLQERLAKLAGGVAVIKVGGASEVEVKERKDRVDDALHATRAAVEEGIVPGGGTALLYATKALDGLTGANEDQTRGVDIVRKSLTALVRQIAQNAGHDGAVVSGKLLDQNDTSFGFNASTDVYENLVAAGVIDPTKVVRTALQNAASVAGLLITTEAAVSELPEDKPAMPMGGGGGMGGMGGMDF
- a CDS encoding IS3 family transposase (programmed frameshift) encodes the protein MQRRKFSREFKLEAVKLVRDRGVGVAQAARDLDLHENVLRKWVREAEADPQSAFPGNGQMKPEQQEIERLRRELARMKAERDILKKGRSLLCQGLDMKFGFIAKHRGIWPVSWICEALDVSRSGFHAWLVRAPSARSRSDEAYARKIRASFLSSYRTYGARRVWHDLLAEGLSCGLHRVERLMRVHGLMARPRRRGLPKDHGERSVIAGNVLDRQFSADAPNQKWVADFTYIWTAEGWLYAAAVIDLFSRRVVGWSMSDTMTAQLVTDALVMAIWRRGKPDALLHHSDQGSQYTSEQFQRLMADNGVTCSMSRSGNVWDNAAMESFFSSLKTERIARKTYRTRNQARQDVFDYIERFYNPTRRHSTLGYLSPMDFERQAHVA
- the pepF gene encoding oligoendopeptidase F, with the protein product MPDLTRRTAIAAASLATLAAALPAFAQAPGGGAAWDLADLFPDDAAWDAARKQALAELPGFAKFKGTLGTSADALAAALSEQTKLDRTISRIYTYASLKADADVRISANQEKEALATDLYTAFGEATSWVAPEILSVGKAKIDRFVAANATLKQHFDFQLADVLRQEAHTLSPEGEVLLAGTSAPFSGPRDIREQLVASDIPWPTVTLSTGKAVRLDDQAYTLNRDAPNRADRKLVFDTFWAQYGKFQASLGSAYLSHVKADVFTKKARKYPTSLAMYLSGGNVPEAVYRALVKETNAGLPQLHRYFELRRKLLKLPDMAYYDIYPPLVQLDKKVTVPEMRTTTIEALKPLGREYGALFAEATAKTWMDPLPRPGKKSGAYMNPGAAFDVHPYLLLNLGENYEGMTTYAHEWGHAMHTLLANKNNVYEKTNYPIFLAEIASTCNEQLLAAYMVARARTKQEKLFYLGQQLESIRGTFYRQAMFGEFELLVHDKAEAGEGLSGETLTKLYLDLLRRYHGPNVAVADTYGSEWAYIPHFYSSFYVYQYATSISAASYFARSILKGGAKERDTYLTVLKSGGSDYAVDILKRAGLDMASATPYQAIIATFKDTLDQCEALMA